One genomic segment of Carassius carassius chromosome 21, fCarCar2.1, whole genome shotgun sequence includes these proteins:
- the slc44a5b gene encoding choline transporter-like protein 5-B isoform X3: MTGPKGGYYKAELGEPHKFDPTFRGPVHNRGCTDVLCCVIFVIVILGYIVLGTVAWMHGDPRKVVYPTDSYGQFCGQQGTPNANKAILFYFNILQCANPTVLINLQCPTTQLCVSKCPDRFATYIDMQLNYRRNKSYWDYYKQFCKPGFNNPDKSVSQVLQDEDCPSMIVPSRPFLQRCFPDFITRNGTLTVANKTSFKDGHGKIRSVVDLRDAAKQERTVLSGGITSLLDAKEVGVKIFEDYASSWFWILIGLVISMLVSLIFILLLRFTAGVLFWMVIFGVIVAVGYGIWHCYWEYSSLKGKPSSDITISDIGFQTDFRVYLQLTQTWLIFMISLAVIEAITILVLIFLRNRVRIAIALLKEGSKAIGCLMSTLFYPIITFLLLALCIAYWAVTAVFLASSGDAVYKVMSTLPDCKYNNLTCDPETFSQSNVTKQCPGSQCTFAFYGGESLYHRYIFVLQLCNLLVFLWLVNFTIALGQCTLAGAFASYYWALRKPEDIPPSPLASSFGRALRYHTGSLAFGALILSIVQFIRIILEYLDHKLKGAHNAFTRFLLCCLKCCFWCLEHFIKFMNRNAYIMISIYGKNFCASARDAFFLLMRNVMRVAVLDKVTDFLLFLGKLLISGSVGVLAFFFFTRQIPVIQEEVPSLNYYWVPLLTVIFGSYMIAHGFFNVYAMCVDTLFLCFLLDLEKNDGSATRPYYMASSLRAILNKKNKRPEEKKKRRKQKKEQPNKRH; this comes from the exons ATGACCGGACCAAAAGGAGGTTACTACAAAGCAGAATTGG GGGAGCCACACAAGTTTGACCCCACATTCAGAGGACCTGTTCACAACAG GGGCTGCACAGACGTGCTTTGCTGTGTGATCTTTGTCATCGTCATCCTCGGTTACATCGTTCTGGGAACAGTTG CTTGGATGCATGGGGATCCCCGGAAAGTGGTCTACCCGACAGACAGCTATGGGCAGTTCTGTGGGCAGCAGGGTACTCCTAATGC AAATAAAGCCATATTATTTTACTTCAATATTTTACAATGTGCCAATCCTACAGTCCTCATTAACCTCCAGTGCCCTACAACTCAG CTGTGTGTATCCAAGTGCCCAGACAGATTTGCCACATACATCGACATGCAATTAAACTATAGACGCAATAAGAGCTACTGGGATTACTACAAGCAATTCTGCAAGCCGGGCTTCAACAATCCTGATAAG TCGGTTTCTCAGGTGCTTCAGGATGAAGATTGTCCCTCAATGATTGTGCCAAGCAGACCAt TTCTTCAGAGGTGCTTTCCTGATTTCATCACCAGAAACGGGACATTAACTGTTGCCAACAAAACAAGCTTCAAGGATGGACACGGCAAAATCAGAAGTGTCGTCGATTTGAGAGATGCAGCAAA GCAAGAGAGGACAGTTTTATCTGG TGGCATCACCAGCCTGTTGGATGCAAAGGAGGTGGGCGTCAAAATCTTTGAGGATTACGCCAGCTCGTGGTTTTGGATCCTAAT TGGTCTGGTGATAAGTATGCTGGTCAGTCTGATCTTCATTCTTCTGCTGAGGTTCACTGCTGGCGTTCTCTTCTGGATGGTGATCTTTGGGGTCATCGTGGCTGTGGGCTATG GGATATGGCATTGTTACTGGGAGTACAGTTCACTCAAGGGCAAGCCGAGCTCTGACATCACCATCTCAGACATCGGATTCCAGACTGACTTCCGGGTTTACTTGCAGCTGACTCAGACCTGGCTCATATTCA TGATCTCCTTGGCTGTCATTGAAGCTATCACCATCTTAGTACTGATATTCCTGCGGAACAGAGTTCGTATTGCCATTGCTCTTCTAAAGGAGGGCAGCAA GGCGATTGGCTGCCTCATGTCAACACTGTTCTATCCCATCATCACCTTCCTGCTTCTGGCCCTTTGCATTGCATACTGGGCTGTTACAGCTGT TTTCCTGGCTTCATCTGGTGACGCGGTATATAAAGTAATGTCAACGCTACCTGACTGCAAGTATAACAACCTCACCTGTGACCCAGAG ACCTTCAGTCAATCCAACGTGACTAAACAGTGTCCGGGCTCCCAGTGCACATTTGCTTTTTACGGTGGGGAGAGTTTGTACCACCGTTACATCTTTGTTCTTCAGCTCTGCAATTTGCTGGTCTTCCTCTGGCTGGTGAATTTCACCATCGCTCTGGGTCAGTGCACCCTCGCCGGGGCGTTCGCCTCGTATTACTGGGCCTTGAGGAAGCCAGAAGATATCCCACCTTCCCCCTTGGCTTCATCCTTTGGCAGGGCTTTAAG GTATCACACAGGCTCTCTTGCGTTTGGAGCTTTGATTCTGTCCATTGTACAGTTCATCCGGATTATTCTGGAGTACCTCGACCACAAACTGAAAG GTGCTCACAATGCATTTACACGCTTCCTGCTGTGCTGCCTAAAATGCTGTTTCTGGTGCCTAGAGCACTTCATCAAGTTCATGAACAGGAATGCTTACATTATG ATTTCAATATATGGGAAGAATTTCTGTGCCTCTGCGCGAGATGCTTTCTTCCTGTTAATGAGGAACGTTATGAG AGTTGCGGTTCTGGACAAGGTGACTGACTTCCTGCTGTTCTTGGGGAAACTGCTGATCTCAGGGAGTGTGG GTGTCCTTGCATTCTTTTTCTTCACCCGCCAAATACCAGTAATCCAGGAAGAGGTGCcgtcattaaattattattgggTCCCTCTGCTG ACTGTGATATTTGGATCATATATGATTGCACACGGGTTCTTTAACGTCTATGCCATGTGTGTAGATACATTGTTCCTATGCTTCT
- the slc44a5b gene encoding choline transporter-like protein 5-B isoform X2 codes for MARKSAIPPSYYGEPHKFDPTFRGPVHNRGCTDVLCCVIFVIVILGYIVLGTVAWMHGDPRKVVYPTDSYGQFCGQQGTPNANKAILFYFNILQCANPTVLINLQCPTTQLCVSKCPDRFATYIDMQLNYRRNKSYWDYYKQFCKPGFNNPDKSVSQVLQDEDCPSMIVPSRPFLQRCFPDFITRNGTLTVANKTSFKDGHGKIRSVVDLRDAANKVTAMQQGTESGITSLLDAKEVGVKIFEDYASSWFWILIGLVISMLVSLIFILLLRFTAGVLFWMVIFGVIVAVGYGIWHCYWEYSSLKGKPSSDITISDIGFQTDFRVYLQLTQTWLIFMISLAVIEAITILVLIFLRNRVRIAIALLKEGSKAIGCLMSTLFYPIITFLLLALCIAYWAVTAVFLASSGDAVYKVMSTLPDCKYNNLTCDPETFSQSNVTKQCPGSQCTFAFYGGESLYHRYIFVLQLCNLLVFLWLVNFTIALGQCTLAGAFASYYWALRKPEDIPPSPLASSFGRALRYHTGSLAFGALILSIVQFIRIILEYLDHKLKGAHNAFTRFLLCCLKCCFWCLEHFIKFMNRNAYIMISIYGKNFCASARDAFFLLMRNVMRVAVLDKVTDFLLFLGKLLISGSVGVLAFFFFTRQIPVIQEEVPSLNYYWVPLLTVIFGSYMIAHGFFNVYAMCVDTLFLCFLLDLEKNDGSATRPYYMASSLRAILNKKNKRPEEKKKRRKQKKEQPNKRH; via the exons GGGAGCCACACAAGTTTGACCCCACATTCAGAGGACCTGTTCACAACAG GGGCTGCACAGACGTGCTTTGCTGTGTGATCTTTGTCATCGTCATCCTCGGTTACATCGTTCTGGGAACAGTTG CTTGGATGCATGGGGATCCCCGGAAAGTGGTCTACCCGACAGACAGCTATGGGCAGTTCTGTGGGCAGCAGGGTACTCCTAATGC AAATAAAGCCATATTATTTTACTTCAATATTTTACAATGTGCCAATCCTACAGTCCTCATTAACCTCCAGTGCCCTACAACTCAG CTGTGTGTATCCAAGTGCCCAGACAGATTTGCCACATACATCGACATGCAATTAAACTATAGACGCAATAAGAGCTACTGGGATTACTACAAGCAATTCTGCAAGCCGGGCTTCAACAATCCTGATAAG TCGGTTTCTCAGGTGCTTCAGGATGAAGATTGTCCCTCAATGATTGTGCCAAGCAGACCAt TTCTTCAGAGGTGCTTTCCTGATTTCATCACCAGAAACGGGACATTAACTGTTGCCAACAAAACAAGCTTCAAGGATGGACACGGCAAAATCAGAAGTGTCGTCGATTTGAGAGATGCAGCAAA CAAAGTTACAGCTATGCAGCAAGGAACAGAAAG TGGCATCACCAGCCTGTTGGATGCAAAGGAGGTGGGCGTCAAAATCTTTGAGGATTACGCCAGCTCGTGGTTTTGGATCCTAAT TGGTCTGGTGATAAGTATGCTGGTCAGTCTGATCTTCATTCTTCTGCTGAGGTTCACTGCTGGCGTTCTCTTCTGGATGGTGATCTTTGGGGTCATCGTGGCTGTGGGCTATG GGATATGGCATTGTTACTGGGAGTACAGTTCACTCAAGGGCAAGCCGAGCTCTGACATCACCATCTCAGACATCGGATTCCAGACTGACTTCCGGGTTTACTTGCAGCTGACTCAGACCTGGCTCATATTCA TGATCTCCTTGGCTGTCATTGAAGCTATCACCATCTTAGTACTGATATTCCTGCGGAACAGAGTTCGTATTGCCATTGCTCTTCTAAAGGAGGGCAGCAA GGCGATTGGCTGCCTCATGTCAACACTGTTCTATCCCATCATCACCTTCCTGCTTCTGGCCCTTTGCATTGCATACTGGGCTGTTACAGCTGT TTTCCTGGCTTCATCTGGTGACGCGGTATATAAAGTAATGTCAACGCTACCTGACTGCAAGTATAACAACCTCACCTGTGACCCAGAG ACCTTCAGTCAATCCAACGTGACTAAACAGTGTCCGGGCTCCCAGTGCACATTTGCTTTTTACGGTGGGGAGAGTTTGTACCACCGTTACATCTTTGTTCTTCAGCTCTGCAATTTGCTGGTCTTCCTCTGGCTGGTGAATTTCACCATCGCTCTGGGTCAGTGCACCCTCGCCGGGGCGTTCGCCTCGTATTACTGGGCCTTGAGGAAGCCAGAAGATATCCCACCTTCCCCCTTGGCTTCATCCTTTGGCAGGGCTTTAAG GTATCACACAGGCTCTCTTGCGTTTGGAGCTTTGATTCTGTCCATTGTACAGTTCATCCGGATTATTCTGGAGTACCTCGACCACAAACTGAAAG GTGCTCACAATGCATTTACACGCTTCCTGCTGTGCTGCCTAAAATGCTGTTTCTGGTGCCTAGAGCACTTCATCAAGTTCATGAACAGGAATGCTTACATTATG ATTTCAATATATGGGAAGAATTTCTGTGCCTCTGCGCGAGATGCTTTCTTCCTGTTAATGAGGAACGTTATGAG AGTTGCGGTTCTGGACAAGGTGACTGACTTCCTGCTGTTCTTGGGGAAACTGCTGATCTCAGGGAGTGTGG GTGTCCTTGCATTCTTTTTCTTCACCCGCCAAATACCAGTAATCCAGGAAGAGGTGCcgtcattaaattattattgggTCCCTCTGCTG ACTGTGATATTTGGATCATATATGATTGCACACGGGTTCTTTAACGTCTATGCCATGTGTGTAGATACATTGTTCCTATGCTTCT